A single window of Nicotiana tomentosiformis chromosome 1, ASM39032v3, whole genome shotgun sequence DNA harbors:
- the LOC104102541 gene encoding protein SEED AND ROOT HAIR PROTECTIVE PROTEIN-like encodes MASSNYLPAFCILLFLVAATNIAFASSSYGNGHNYGYENAPKSNLKKHLPTKGLIPASIIAVQGMIYCKSGSKLIPLKGAVARITCLGVEKNGYETAPFSFSSYQSDSKGYYYAVFSLKEHKGYESCKITQCKAFLESSSLEECDVPTDENKGKTGALLTSYRFLNGKNTLLYSVAPFVYTSDDSKSNYQGEGY; translated from the exons ATGGCTTCAAGCAATTACTTGCCAGCTTTCTGCATTCTCTTGTTCCTTGTAGCAGCCACCAATATTGCTTTTGCAAGCAGCAGTTATGGAAATGGACATAATTATGGTTATGAAAATGCCCCAAAATCCAATTTGAAGAAACATTTGCCCACTAAGGGATTGATTCCTGCATCTATCATTGCTGTTCAGGGAATGATTTATTGCAAATCTGGATCTAAACTCATCCCACTTAAGG GAGCTGTAGCAAGGATAACATGCTTGGGTGTAGAGAAGAACGGATATGAAACTGCGCCTTTCTCTTTTTCAAGTTACCAATCGGACTCAAAGGGTTATTACTATGCAGTATTTTCTCTAAAGGAGCACAAAGGATATGAATCTTGCAAAATCACACAGTGCAAGGCCTTCTTAGAAAGCTCTTCTCTCGAAGAATGTGATGTCCCAACAGATGAAAATAAGGGAAAAACAGGAGCTCTTCTTACTTCTTACCGATTTCTCAATGGCAAGAACACATTATTGTACTCTGTTGCTCCATTTGTTTACACTTCTGATGACTCCAAATCCAATTATCAGGGTGAGGGTTATTAG